In Candidatus Delongbacteria bacterium, one genomic interval encodes:
- a CDS encoding insulinase family protein gives MQIIRRSELDNGVVVLSQRIPGEVLSCGIWFREGSAAEAGFPEGITHVLEHMNFKGTRRRSAFEISATIEGRGGMINAATGRCDTCFYTTTLRRDWRLALDVLADLCLESVHDQAELNKELSVIRDEIRMVSESPEDELGDLVFMDLYPDSPFGLPIQGTEASVAAIDAGRLKQYVSQFLRGRNIVLALVGDLDHEELHREAERLLGELEAGAAPHEPRITRLGAGVFDYPRQAALQTHLDLAFNGPAYGSPGYRELNLLNALLGEGMSSRLFQELREENAMCYTVYSWLDVHRTVTTFGAYIACDNARADEAVERIRRQFADLALNGPGDDELERTRHQLLGGLAIGNEQSMNRLMRLARRELAGLPALDDAGIVQQILRLDRDSLIDCARTWLSVDALCETRITGTEDE, from the coding sequence ATGCAGATCATCCGACGCAGCGAGCTGGACAATGGGGTGGTGGTACTCAGCCAGCGCATTCCGGGCGAGGTGCTCAGTTGCGGGATCTGGTTCCGTGAAGGCAGTGCGGCCGAGGCGGGTTTTCCCGAAGGCATCACCCATGTGCTGGAGCACATGAACTTCAAGGGGACCAGGCGGCGCTCGGCCTTCGAGATCAGTGCCACCATCGAAGGACGGGGTGGCATGATCAACGCCGCCACCGGCCGCTGCGATACCTGTTTCTACACCACGACCCTGCGCCGCGACTGGCGCCTGGCACTGGATGTGCTGGCCGATCTGTGTCTGGAAAGTGTCCATGACCAGGCCGAGCTGAACAAGGAACTCTCGGTGATCCGCGATGAAATCCGCATGGTCAGCGAGTCCCCCGAAGACGAGCTGGGCGATCTGGTCTTCATGGATCTGTATCCCGATTCCCCTTTCGGTCTGCCCATCCAGGGCACCGAGGCCAGCGTGGCGGCCATCGATGCGGGCAGGCTGAAGCAGTACGTGAGCCAGTTCCTGCGGGGCCGCAACATCGTGCTGGCGCTGGTGGGCGATCTGGATCACGAGGAACTGCACCGCGAGGCGGAACGGCTGCTTGGCGAACTGGAAGCGGGCGCCGCGCCTCACGAACCCCGGATCACGCGACTTGGCGCCGGTGTCTTCGACTACCCGCGTCAGGCGGCTCTCCAGACCCATCTGGATCTGGCCTTCAACGGCCCGGCCTACGGCAGCCCCGGATATCGCGAGCTGAACCTACTGAACGCCTTGCTCGGCGAAGGCATGAGCAGCCGCCTGTTCCAGGAGCTGCGCGAAGAGAATGCGATGTGCTACACGGTCTACAGTTGGCTGGACGTGCATCGCACGGTCACGACCTTCGGGGCCTACATCGCCTGCGACAACGCCCGGGCCGACGAAGCGGTGGAACGGATCCGGCGTCAGTTCGCCGATCTGGCGCTCAATGGCCCCGGCGATGACGAGCTGGAACGCACGCGTCACCAGTTGCTGGGCGGACTGGCCATCGGCAACGAGCAATCGATGAATCGCCTGATGCGGCTCGCTCGTCGTGAACTGGCGGGCCTGCCCGCGCTGGACGATGCAGGCATCGTGCAGCAGATCCTGCGGCTCGACCGCGACTCGCTCATCGACTGTGCGCGCACCTGGTTGTCCGTGGACGCTCTCTGCGAAACCCGCATCACAGGAACGGAGGACGAATGA
- the rpsO gene encoding 30S ribosomal protein S15: protein MSITRERTAELCTEYGAGPQDTGNTKVQIAVFTERIRNLTEHAKSNPKDHHSTRGLLMLVGKRRRLLNYLMSRDLEGYRTLIQQLGLRR from the coding sequence ATGTCCATCACGCGTGAACGTACAGCCGAACTCTGCACCGAGTATGGTGCAGGCCCCCAGGATACCGGCAATACCAAGGTTCAGATCGCCGTATTCACCGAGCGCATCCGCAACCTCACCGAGCACGCCAAATCGAACCCCAAGGACCATCACAGCACCCGCGGGCTGCTGATGCTGGTCGGCAAGAGACGCCGTCTGCTGAACTACCTGATGAGCCGGGACCTGGAAGGCTACCGTACTCTCATTCAGCAGCTTGGTTTGCGCCGTTAA
- the rbfA gene encoding 30S ribosome-binding factor RbfA, which produces MASDKRVARVAEQIRKEIGQMLARGVISGLGFVTLVEVRLSRDLGLARLFVSIQGTPAERRKSMSRLVAGSKELRHLLAGRLLIRAVPELRIELDESLDRVESVTHLLAQLEQERQELEGDSPSEPVADPDGEPRED; this is translated from the coding sequence ATGGCCAGTGACAAGCGTGTAGCCCGGGTTGCCGAGCAGATCCGCAAGGAAATCGGGCAGATGCTCGCGCGCGGAGTGATCAGTGGCCTGGGCTTCGTGACCCTGGTGGAAGTCCGCCTCAGCCGCGATCTGGGCCTGGCCCGGTTGTTCGTGAGCATTCAGGGCACTCCCGCCGAACGACGCAAGAGCATGTCGCGCCTGGTGGCCGGAAGCAAGGAATTGCGCCATCTGCTGGCCGGTCGCCTGCTGATCCGCGCGGTACCCGAACTGCGCATCGAACTGGACGAAAGTCTCGACCGGGTGGAATCGGTGACCCATCTGCTGGCCCAGCTCGAGCAGGAACGCCAGGAGCTGGAAGGTGATAGCCCCTCCGAACCGGTCGCGGATCCGGACGGGGAGCCCCGGGAAGACTGA
- the nusA gene encoding transcription termination factor NusA → MKRNQELEPEGIVDAIKDLLGSKAIDKDDFQEVVESAFISVLKKKYTQEEVFYVTFNMEKGDIEIYREWKVVDDEELEDEEVEMPLSRALELDPEIEVGGEYVEIIDYRKFGRRAITNLKQALMHKIREIEKNAVYEEYKDRIGEIIHADVHQVNRRGVILNIERTEFIMPPREQVRSERYYRGSALRVLIKDVVRENNKDPEIIVSRSDPNFIRRLFEVEVPEISEGIIQIKAIARVPGRRTKIAVESNDPRIDPVGSCVGMKGVRIQAIVRELDNEKIDIINYSSDAESFIKKAMSPNKPLIVSITGMGSAVVVLNEEEYAKMVERQQRRWETREDIAGEFVFNPMDDMVFRLAQEITGFSLTLVNESDHLAAQLHQEQIEEDLKIVDVAGINDVVAGKLIDGGYFLAERLLDDATETITEKTGLTAEEIGDIRRRVAAYFQDIKISDVADLPKAYKDALITGGYHNVEEYLGARAEEIAERTGLDPQDLEEVTRILSAFDTQVEDEE, encoded by the coding sequence ATGAAGCGAAATCAGGAACTGGAACCCGAAGGGATTGTCGACGCCATCAAGGACTTGCTTGGCAGCAAGGCCATCGACAAGGATGATTTCCAGGAAGTCGTCGAGTCCGCCTTCATTTCCGTACTGAAGAAGAAGTACACGCAGGAAGAAGTCTTCTATGTGACCTTCAACATGGAAAAGGGCGACATCGAGATCTACCGCGAATGGAAAGTGGTGGACGACGAGGAACTCGAGGACGAGGAAGTGGAGATGCCCCTCTCCCGGGCGCTGGAGCTGGATCCCGAGATCGAGGTGGGCGGCGAGTACGTGGAGATCATCGACTACCGCAAGTTCGGGCGTCGTGCCATCACCAACCTCAAGCAGGCCCTGATGCACAAGATCCGCGAGATCGAGAAGAACGCGGTCTACGAGGAATACAAGGACCGCATCGGCGAGATCATCCATGCCGACGTGCACCAGGTGAACCGCCGGGGCGTGATTCTGAACATCGAGCGCACCGAGTTCATCATGCCCCCGCGCGAGCAGGTGCGCAGCGAGCGCTACTACCGCGGGTCGGCCCTGCGCGTGCTGATCAAGGATGTGGTCCGGGAGAACAACAAGGATCCCGAAATCATCGTCTCGCGCAGTGATCCCAATTTCATTCGCCGCCTGTTCGAGGTGGAAGTGCCCGAGATCTCCGAGGGCATAATCCAGATCAAGGCGATCGCGCGCGTGCCGGGACGTCGCACCAAGATCGCCGTGGAATCCAACGATCCGCGCATCGATCCGGTGGGCTCCTGCGTGGGCATGAAGGGTGTGCGCATCCAGGCCATCGTGCGTGAGCTGGACAACGAGAAGATCGACATCATCAATTATTCCTCCGACGCCGAGAGCTTCATCAAGAAGGCCATGAGCCCCAACAAGCCGCTGATCGTGAGCATCACGGGCATGGGCAGCGCGGTGGTGGTGCTGAACGAGGAAGAGTACGCCAAGATGGTCGAACGCCAGCAGCGCCGCTGGGAAACCCGCGAGGACATCGCGGGCGAGTTCGTCTTCAACCCCATGGACGACATGGTCTTTCGCCTGGCCCAGGAAATCACGGGCTTCAGCCTGACCCTGGTCAACGAGAGTGATCACCTGGCGGCCCAGCTTCATCAGGAGCAGATCGAGGAAGACCTCAAGATCGTGGACGTGGCGGGCATCAACGACGTGGTGGCCGGCAAGCTCATCGATGGCGGTTACTTCCTGGCCGAGCGTCTGCTCGACGACGCCACCGAGACCATCACCGAGAAGACCGGGCTGACCGCCGAAGAGATCGGCGACATCCGGCGTCGGGTGGCGGCCTACTTCCAGGATATCAAGATTTCCGATGTGGCCGACCTGCCCAAGGCCTACAAGGACGCTCTGATCACGGGCGGGTATCACAACGTGGAAGAGTACCTGGGGGCGCGCGCCGAAGAGATCGCCGAGCGCACCGGGCTGGATCCCCAGGACCTGGAAGAGGTGACGCGCATTCTGAGCGCCTTCGATACCCAGGTCGAGGACGAGGAGTAG
- the dut gene encoding dUTP diphosphatase: MTEILVQRLPHSEGLELPAYQTSGSAALDLLAALTEDLVLPPGEMRLVPTGLKIAIPEGFEVQVRPRSGLALKHGLIVPNSPGTIDSDYRGEVQVILANLGHEDFVIQRGMRIAQAVLARVERALLVVVEELPSSERGAGGFGHTGV, translated from the coding sequence ATGACCGAGATCCTGGTGCAACGCCTTCCGCACAGCGAAGGTCTGGAACTGCCGGCCTACCAGACCAGCGGCAGTGCCGCTTTGGACTTGCTGGCGGCCCTCACGGAGGACCTCGTGCTGCCTCCGGGTGAGATGCGTCTGGTGCCCACCGGGCTGAAGATCGCGATCCCCGAAGGCTTTGAAGTGCAGGTTCGTCCGCGCAGTGGTCTGGCCCTGAAACACGGGCTGATCGTACCCAACAGTCCCGGGACCATCGACAGTGACTATCGCGGTGAGGTGCAGGTGATTCTGGCCAATCTGGGGCACGAGGACTTCGTGATCCAGCGCGGCATGCGCATCGCCCAGGCCGTGCTGGCCCGTGTGGAACGCGCGCTGCTGGTGGTGGTGGAGGAGCTGCCCAGCAGCGAGCGTGGTGCAGGCGGTTTCGGTCACACGGGTGTCTGA
- a CDS encoding polyribonucleotide nucleotidyltransferase produces the protein MIEKSIQLDGRTLTMQVGKVAKQAHGACWIRLEDTIVLATSCAQESARPGQEFFPLSVEYKEKQYAAGRIPGGYFKREARPSDRETLACRLIDRPLRPLFADGYMNETQIMADVISYDGATHPGPLACTAASLALCSSVIPFETPIASVTIGRIDGQLILFPTQAQEALSDIEVVVAATKKDIAMVEGEAREINESELLEIIRFAHEKIRLIIELQESILAELPKPVKWEVALPEINEELKAAVTTEVDKDIAAICEIADKTARRVAVKALKERVLAIWAEQPELQAEVAGLTGEVIHDRMKDVMRANILDKGRRLDGRETTTIRQITCEVDLLPRAHGSALFTRGQTQALGAVTLGTKKDQQRLDGIFGDTTRNFLLHYNFPPFSVGEVKRPGTSRREIGHGNLAERALKHLIDKENFPYTIRYVSEILESNGSSSMATVCAGSMAMMAAGVPMTKPAAGIAMGLIKDGDKVAVLSDILGDEDHLGDMDFKVCGTKDGITAFQMDIKIDGLSYEIMEKALHQARDGRMHILGKMAEAISETRKELSMYAPRLEYVMIPVDKIGMVIGPGGKMIREITEATGTTIDIENDGKVTVASDNGEALARALDWIRSLVAEPEVGATYEGKVVGIQTFGAFVEIMPGREGLLHISQIDWGRTERVEDVLKVGDKIQVLLQEAEHGKLSLSRRALLPRPEGYVDAPERDRRPSGDRPPRPGGDRPRGGGDRGGPRGGGDRGGRR, from the coding sequence ATGATCGAGAAATCCATCCAGCTGGATGGGCGTACGCTGACCATGCAGGTCGGCAAGGTGGCCAAGCAGGCACATGGTGCATGCTGGATCCGCCTGGAAGACACCATCGTGCTGGCCACCTCCTGCGCCCAGGAGAGTGCCCGCCCGGGTCAGGAATTCTTCCCGCTGTCCGTGGAGTACAAGGAGAAGCAGTATGCCGCCGGTCGCATTCCGGGCGGCTACTTCAAGCGTGAAGCACGGCCCAGTGACCGGGAAACCCTGGCCTGCCGTCTGATCGACCGCCCCCTGCGTCCGCTGTTCGCCGACGGGTACATGAACGAAACCCAGATCATGGCCGATGTGATCAGCTACGACGGGGCCACTCATCCCGGACCCCTGGCCTGCACGGCCGCCAGCCTGGCGCTGTGCTCCAGCGTGATTCCCTTCGAGACTCCCATCGCCAGTGTCACCATCGGCCGCATCGACGGACAGCTGATTCTGTTCCCGACCCAGGCCCAGGAAGCCCTGAGTGACATCGAGGTGGTGGTTGCCGCCACCAAGAAGGACATCGCGATGGTCGAAGGCGAAGCCCGCGAGATCAACGAGAGCGAACTGCTCGAGATCATCCGCTTCGCCCACGAGAAGATCCGCCTGATCATCGAACTGCAGGAAAGCATCCTGGCCGAGCTGCCCAAGCCGGTCAAATGGGAGGTGGCCCTGCCCGAGATCAACGAGGAGCTGAAAGCCGCCGTGACCACCGAGGTGGACAAGGACATCGCCGCCATCTGCGAGATCGCCGACAAGACCGCGCGCAGGGTGGCCGTGAAGGCTCTCAAGGAGCGTGTGCTGGCGATCTGGGCCGAACAGCCCGAACTGCAGGCCGAAGTGGCCGGGCTCACCGGCGAGGTGATCCACGACCGCATGAAGGACGTGATGCGCGCCAACATCCTGGACAAGGGACGGCGTCTGGATGGCCGCGAGACCACCACCATCCGTCAGATCACCTGCGAAGTGGACCTGCTGCCCCGCGCCCACGGCAGCGCCCTGTTCACCCGTGGCCAGACCCAGGCCCTCGGTGCCGTGACCCTGGGCACCAAGAAGGACCAGCAGCGTCTGGACGGCATCTTCGGTGATACCACGCGCAACTTCCTGCTGCACTACAACTTCCCCCCCTTCAGCGTGGGCGAAGTCAAGCGTCCGGGCACCTCGCGCCGCGAGATCGGCCACGGCAACCTGGCCGAGCGTGCCCTGAAGCATCTGATCGACAAGGAGAACTTCCCGTACACCATCCGCTATGTCAGCGAGATCCTGGAATCCAACGGTTCCAGCTCGATGGCCACGGTGTGCGCCGGGTCCATGGCCATGATGGCCGCGGGCGTGCCCATGACCAAACCCGCCGCGGGCATCGCGATGGGCCTGATCAAGGACGGCGACAAGGTGGCCGTGCTCTCCGACATCCTGGGAGACGAGGATCATCTGGGTGACATGGACTTCAAGGTCTGCGGCACCAAGGACGGCATCACCGCCTTCCAGATGGACATCAAGATCGACGGCCTGTCCTACGAGATCATGGAGAAGGCCCTGCACCAGGCCCGTGACGGCCGCATGCACATTCTGGGCAAGATGGCCGAAGCCATCTCCGAGACCCGCAAGGAACTGAGCATGTACGCGCCGCGTCTGGAATACGTGATGATTCCGGTGGACAAGATCGGCATGGTCATCGGACCAGGCGGCAAGATGATCCGCGAAATCACCGAGGCCACCGGCACCACCATCGACATCGAGAACGACGGCAAGGTGACCGTGGCCAGCGACAACGGCGAAGCCCTGGCCCGTGCCCTGGACTGGATCCGCAGCCTGGTGGCCGAACCCGAAGTCGGCGCCACCTACGAAGGCAAGGTCGTGGGCATCCAGACCTTCGGTGCCTTCGTCGAGATCATGCCGGGTCGTGAAGGCCTGCTGCACATCAGCCAGATCGACTGGGGCCGCACCGAGCGCGTCGAGGACGTGCTGAAGGTGGGCGACAAGATCCAGGTGCTGCTCCAGGAAGCCGAGCATGGCAAGCTGAGCCTCAGCCGCCGTGCCCTGCTGCCCCGGCCCGAAGGGTACGTCGATGCTCCCGAGCGCGACCGTCGTCCTTCCGGTGATCGGCCCCCGCGTCCCGGTGGCGACCGTCCCCGTGGTGGTGGCGACCGTGGCGGACCGCGCGGCGGTGGCGATCGTGGTGGCCGGAGATAA
- a CDS encoding bifunctional riboflavin kinase/FAD synthetase produces the protein MSAPLDVITIGSFDGVHLGHRALLERVRERASEVGGRSGVVTFSPHPRQVLNPDGAPALLCSDEEKLQLLRDCGLDRVVVLEFTADLAALNAEQFIQRLLLPEVGFSHLVIGHDHGFGRGRSGNATTLQELSPRLGFDLEVLPPVEILGGPVSSTRIRHSLALGEIQLAATLLGRPIVLKGRVVSGHGRGKGLGFPTANLALAPEHGLLPRSGVYAVLALLDGERMPAMMNLGPRPTFGETSLVPEIHILDRQVELNGRELGVELVEFVRDIARFESVAELMTQLARDRERIQGRFAR, from the coding sequence ATGAGCGCGCCCCTGGACGTGATCACCATCGGCAGTTTCGATGGAGTGCATCTGGGGCATCGCGCGCTGCTCGAACGCGTGCGCGAGCGGGCCAGCGAAGTGGGCGGGCGCAGCGGGGTGGTGACTTTTTCCCCGCATCCCCGTCAGGTGCTGAATCCCGATGGCGCACCGGCCCTGCTCTGCAGCGACGAGGAAAAACTGCAGCTTCTGCGCGACTGCGGGCTGGACCGGGTCGTGGTGCTCGAGTTCACCGCCGACCTGGCGGCCTTGAATGCGGAGCAGTTCATCCAGCGTCTGCTGCTGCCGGAAGTCGGCTTTTCGCATCTGGTGATCGGGCACGACCATGGTTTCGGGAGAGGCCGAAGTGGCAATGCCACCACGCTTCAGGAACTCTCGCCCCGACTGGGTTTCGACCTGGAGGTGCTGCCCCCGGTGGAGATTCTGGGTGGGCCGGTCTCGTCCACCCGGATCCGTCACAGCCTTGCGCTGGGGGAGATCCAGCTGGCCGCCACGCTGCTGGGACGCCCCATTGTCCTCAAGGGACGGGTGGTGTCCGGGCACGGGCGCGGCAAGGGACTTGGCTTTCCCACGGCCAATCTGGCTCTCGCCCCGGAGCATGGCCTGCTGCCCCGGTCCGGAGTCTATGCGGTGCTGGCACTGCTGGATGGCGAGCGGATGCCCGCGATGATGAATCTGGGGCCCCGCCCGACCTTCGGCGAAACCAGTCTGGTGCCCGAGATCCATATCCTGGACCGTCAGGTCGAGCTGAATGGTCGGGAGCTGGGCGTTGAACTTGTGGAATTCGTACGCGACATTGCGCGGTTTGAATCCGTGGCTGAGCTGATGACCCAGCTTGCACGGGACCGCGAACGCATTCAGGGACGGTTCGCCCGTTAG
- the infB gene encoding translation initiation factor IF-2 yields MSNSNIKVITLAKQLKVTFAHLKDYLKAEGFEVPTSPNASLSEDVYLKVLEHRAPDLYREVMAANAPEPPAAEAPADIRRAEVETILHQGDAEPEAERFESERLETLKRLKVISQPEAPAPQPEPVEPPVEAEAPAPTEAEQAPESTPTAETPAPVEEPVEPRSDNGPVIVTRQPLGAGSGDKIGLPVFTASKVLGYHHEEEPPKVVPARTRKVKGVTPEAQPTDVVNGPPPTDAEAAAAAGRKRSSKRTKSEEERLKRIEHERTLPATAGGGGAAGANKKRKKGKKEKIDQREILKTIKETSRAMESGAGKKRKHRHVQGVGEFNEETNTLRLTEFISANELASLLDEPVGELIKKAFLMGTMVTINQRLEREVIELLCAEYNQDVEFLSEFQEAVISEEAAEEGELTSRAPVVTVMGHVDHGKTSVLDYIRKANVVSGESGGITQHIGAYEVMHNGHPITFLDTPGHHSFTAMRARGAKVTDVVVLVVAADDRVQEQTLEAIDHALAAKVPIIVAINKVDKFNADPQKIRKELAGRNLLVEDWGGTYQCVDISAKTGQNMDKLLEEILVCSEVLELNAVFEGPARGAVIESRLDRGRGALATVLVERGTLRKGDAIVVGSTTGRVRMMFDELGKERLEAPPSTPVQVIGLSEVPQAGDSLQVYESEKEARQVAAKRRQIQQEQNQQRIARFSLAKLSSQIAAGEIAELPVIIKGDVNGSIEAIADELMKMQTGEVRVQVVSRGVGTITENDVLLAKASGAVIVGFHVTPNQNARELAQREHVDVRLYKVIYDVVEEMKAGLEGMLRPELVEETVGTAEVRQVFRISRKVIAGCMMLSGKIERSNKVRVVRDNQVIHEGTLSSLKRFKDDVREVSQGYECGIQVDGFNALKEGDLITALTVREVTRRLELTEGGS; encoded by the coding sequence TTGTCGAACAGCAACATCAAAGTCATCACGCTGGCCAAGCAGCTCAAGGTGACCTTCGCCCACCTCAAGGACTACCTGAAGGCCGAGGGTTTCGAGGTTCCCACCTCGCCCAATGCCAGTCTGAGTGAGGACGTGTACCTGAAGGTCCTGGAACACCGTGCTCCTGACCTTTATCGTGAGGTCATGGCGGCCAATGCTCCCGAGCCGCCCGCGGCGGAGGCTCCGGCTGACATCCGGCGGGCCGAGGTGGAAACCATTCTCCACCAGGGCGATGCCGAACCCGAGGCGGAACGCTTCGAAAGCGAGCGGCTTGAGACACTCAAGCGCCTCAAGGTGATTTCGCAGCCCGAGGCACCGGCCCCACAGCCCGAGCCTGTCGAGCCCCCCGTGGAAGCCGAAGCCCCTGCCCCGACCGAAGCCGAGCAGGCTCCCGAGAGCACGCCCACGGCCGAGACTCCCGCTCCGGTGGAAGAGCCCGTGGAGCCCAGATCCGACAACGGGCCCGTGATCGTGACACGTCAGCCTCTGGGTGCCGGTTCGGGCGACAAGATCGGTCTGCCCGTATTCACCGCGAGCAAGGTGCTCGGGTATCACCACGAAGAGGAGCCACCCAAGGTGGTTCCCGCCAGGACGCGCAAGGTCAAGGGTGTCACGCCCGAAGCCCAGCCCACCGACGTGGTCAACGGACCGCCGCCCACCGATGCGGAGGCCGCGGCCGCCGCAGGCCGCAAGCGCAGCTCCAAGCGTACCAAGTCCGAGGAAGAACGCCTGAAGCGCATCGAGCACGAACGTACGCTGCCCGCCACTGCCGGTGGTGGGGGTGCGGCCGGAGCCAACAAGAAGCGCAAGAAGGGCAAGAAGGAGAAGATCGACCAGCGCGAGATTCTCAAGACCATCAAGGAAACCTCGCGGGCAATGGAGTCCGGTGCGGGCAAGAAGCGCAAGCACCGCCATGTCCAGGGTGTGGGCGAGTTCAACGAGGAAACCAACACCCTGCGTCTCACGGAGTTCATCTCGGCCAACGAGCTGGCCTCGCTGCTGGATGAGCCGGTGGGCGAGCTGATCAAGAAGGCCTTCCTGATGGGCACCATGGTCACCATCAACCAGCGCCTCGAGCGCGAGGTGATCGAACTGCTGTGCGCCGAATACAACCAGGACGTGGAATTCCTTTCGGAATTCCAGGAAGCCGTGATCTCCGAGGAAGCCGCTGAGGAAGGCGAACTGACCTCGCGTGCGCCGGTCGTGACCGTGATGGGTCACGTGGACCACGGCAAGACCTCGGTGCTGGACTACATCCGCAAGGCCAACGTGGTGTCCGGGGAGTCGGGCGGCATCACCCAGCACATCGGTGCCTACGAGGTGATGCACAACGGCCACCCGATCACCTTCCTCGATACTCCGGGTCACCACAGCTTCACCGCCATGCGTGCCCGCGGAGCCAAGGTCACCGACGTGGTGGTGCTGGTGGTGGCCGCCGATGACCGCGTCCAGGAGCAGACCCTGGAGGCCATCGATCACGCCCTGGCCGCCAAGGTGCCCATCATCGTGGCGATCAACAAGGTGGACAAGTTCAACGCCGACCCGCAGAAGATCCGCAAGGAGCTGGCCGGCCGCAACCTCCTCGTGGAGGACTGGGGCGGTACCTACCAGTGTGTGGACATCAGCGCCAAGACCGGCCAGAACATGGACAAGCTGCTCGAGGAAATTCTGGTCTGCAGCGAAGTCCTGGAGCTGAATGCCGTATTCGAAGGCCCCGCACGCGGAGCCGTGATCGAATCCCGGCTTGACCGTGGACGCGGCGCTCTGGCCACCGTGCTGGTGGAGCGCGGCACCCTCCGCAAGGGCGATGCCATCGTGGTGGGCAGCACCACGGGCCGTGTGCGCATGATGTTCGACGAGCTGGGCAAGGAACGGCTGGAAGCTCCGCCCTCCACACCCGTGCAGGTGATCGGCCTCAGCGAGGTGCCCCAGGCGGGCGACAGCCTTCAGGTCTACGAGAGCGAGAAGGAAGCCCGTCAGGTGGCGGCCAAGCGTCGCCAGATCCAGCAGGAGCAGAACCAGCAGCGCATCGCGCGTTTCAGTCTGGCCAAGCTTTCCAGCCAGATCGCCGCGGGCGAGATCGCCGAGCTGCCCGTGATCATCAAGGGCGACGTGAACGGCTCGATCGAAGCCATCGCCGACGAACTGATGAAGATGCAGACCGGCGAAGTGCGCGTGCAGGTGGTGAGCCGCGGCGTGGGCACGATCACCGAGAACGACGTGCTGCTGGCCAAGGCCTCCGGCGCGGTCATCGTCGGTTTTCACGTGACACCCAACCAGAACGCGCGCGAACTGGCCCAGCGCGAACACGTGGACGTGCGCCTCTACAAGGTGATCTACGACGTGGTCGAGGAGATGAAGGCCGGTCTGGAAGGCATGCTGCGTCCCGAACTGGTCGAGGAGACCGTGGGTACCGCCGAGGTGCGCCAGGTCTTCCGTATCTCGCGCAAGGTCATTGCCGGCTGCATGATGCTGTCGGGCAAGATCGAACGCTCCAACAAGGTGCGCGTGGTGCGCGACAACCAGGTGATCCACGAGGGCACCCTGTCCAGCCTCAAGCGCTTCAAGGACGACGTGCGCGAAGTCTCGCAGGGTTACGAATGCGGTATCCAGGTCGATGGTTTCAACGCACTCAAGGAAGGCGACCTGATCACGGCGCTGACCGTGCGCGAAGTGACCCGTCGTCTGGAACTGACGGAAGGCGGCTCCTGA
- the truB gene encoding tRNA pseudouridine(55) synthase TruB, with translation MESVTPAPSPSSPGVLPELLPLQANASAPVDFSAGALVLLDKPEGKSSFWLVRQLRRITGVRTIGHGGTLDPFATGLMVLLVGKSATRQQDRVMHGDKGYRALLRLGVTSDSHDRTGQIDVVCDAATAPFDTARLHEVLAGFRGPQLQVPPMFSAIKQGGERLYRKARRGEDVVRAPRAVTIHRLEVLSWNWPLLELDILCSKGTYIRSLASDLGRELGTGALVQELRRTSSGDFSLDQVLDLDTVERLAGRTPGESPA, from the coding sequence ATGGAGTCCGTGACCCCCGCCCCGTCCCCCAGCTCTCCGGGAGTACTCCCGGAGCTGCTTCCCCTTCAGGCCAATGCAAGCGCGCCCGTGGACTTCTCCGCGGGCGCTCTGGTTCTGCTGGACAAGCCCGAAGGCAAAAGTTCCTTCTGGCTGGTGCGCCAGTTGAGGCGGATCACGGGAGTGCGCACCATTGGCCATGGCGGCACTTTGGATCCCTTCGCCACCGGACTGATGGTCCTGCTGGTGGGCAAGTCCGCCACGCGCCAGCAGGACCGCGTGATGCACGGCGACAAGGGCTACCGGGCTCTGCTGCGCCTGGGTGTCACCAGCGACAGCCACGATCGCACCGGACAGATCGACGTGGTCTGTGATGCGGCCACAGCCCCCTTTGACACGGCACGCCTGCACGAGGTTCTGGCGGGTTTCCGCGGCCCCCAGCTGCAGGTGCCGCCGATGTTCTCGGCGATCAAACAGGGCGGCGAGCGGCTCTATCGCAAGGCCCGTCGCGGAGAAGACGTGGTTCGCGCGCCACGCGCGGTCACGATCCACCGACTTGAGGTCCTGAGCTGGAACTGGCCCTTGCTGGAGCTGGACATTCTCTGCAGCAAGGGCACCTACATCCGCAGCCTGGCCTCCGATCTGGGGCGCGAACTGGGCACGGGGGCTCTGGTCCAGGAGCTGCGCCGGACTTCCAGCGGCGACTTCAGTCTGGACCAGGTGCTGGATCTGGACACGGTTGAGCGGCTGGCGGGGCGCACGCCCGGGGAGTCGCCCGCATGA